Proteins from a single region of Bactrocera neohumeralis isolate Rockhampton unplaced genomic scaffold, APGP_CSIRO_Bneo_wtdbg2-racon-allhic-juicebox.fasta_v2 cluster10, whole genome shotgun sequence:
- the LOC126764874 gene encoding protein gustavus isoform X3 codes for MPGVRNTDRRRPQNISSTSSLAPRVVLSRLEPREFERLKLSYKVALIDQRKTRSCRGMNMGQKISGGSKSVSRNDSQANFKPIIPRELAADFIKPTRLDILLDMPPASKEVQLKHSWNSDDRSLNIFVKEDDKLTFHRHPVAQSTDCIRGKVGLTKGLHIWEIYWPTRQRGTHAVVGVATAEAPLHSVGYQSLVGLSDQSWGWDLGRNKLYHDSKNCAGITYPAILKNDEAFLVPDKFLVALDMDEGTLSFIVDQQYLGIAFKGLKGKKLYPVVSAVWGHCEITMIYIGGLDPEPLPLMDLCRRTIRQKVGRSHLEERIQELQLPLSMKKYLLYKNRR; via the exons ATGCCTGGCGTAAGAAACACAGATAGACGTCGACcgcaaaatatttcttcaacttCATCTTTAGCGCCACGCGTTGTATTGTCCCGGTTGGAACCAAGAGAATTTGAACGGctcaagctatcatataaagtAGCTCTTATTGACCAAAGAAAAACCAGAAGCTGCCGTGGTATGAACATGGGCCAAAAAATAAGTGGAGGTTCAAAATCAGTTAGTCGAAATGATTCACAGGCGAACTTTAAGCCAATAATACCACGTGAACTTGCAGCTGATTTTATTAAACCCACTCGTTTAGATATCCTATTGGATATGCCACCAGCAAGTAAAGAAGTCCAGTTGAAACATTCGTGGAACTCAGACGACCGATcactaaatatatttgtaaaagaaGATGATAAATTGACTTTTCATAGACATCCTGTAGCTCAGAGCACAGATTGTATTCGTGGGAAAGTTGGTCTTACAAAAGGATTACACATATGGGAAATATATTGGCCTACAAGGCAAAGAGGTACACATGCAGTGGTAGGAGTAGCCACAGCTGAAGCACCTTTGCATTCAGTCGGCTACCAAAGCTTAGTGGGCTTGTCAGATCAAAGTTGGGGTTGGGATTTAGGTAGAAATAAACTATATCATGATTCTAAAAACTGTGCTGGAATCACTTATCCAGCCATACTTAAAAATGACGAAGCCTTTTTAGTCCCGGATAAATTTCTTGTTGCTTTGGATATGGACGAAGGTACGTTAAGCTTTATTGTTGATCAACAATACCTCGGGATTGCATTTAAGGGGCTCAAAGGGAAAAAACTGTATCCTGTCGTTTCTGCTGTCTGGGGCCACTGTGAAATTACAATGATATACATTGGTGGATTAGATC ctGAACCCTTGCCGCTAATGGATCTATGTAGAAGGACTATCCGCCAAAAAGTTGGGCGCTCACATTTAGAGGAGCGTATTCAAGAATTACAACTTCCTTTATCCATGAAGAAGTACCTCCTGTACAAAAATCGAAGataa
- the LOC126764874 gene encoding protein gustavus isoform X1, with translation MELGKKRFAILLLDIFYAILRYKGGRMPGVRNTDRRRPQNISSTSSLAPRVVLSRLEPREFERLKLSYKVALIDQRKTRSCRGMNMGQKISGGSKSVSRNDSQANFKPIIPRELAADFIKPTRLDILLDMPPASKEVQLKHSWNSDDRSLNIFVKEDDKLTFHRHPVAQSTDCIRGKVGLTKGLHIWEIYWPTRQRGTHAVVGVATAEAPLHSVGYQSLVGLSDQSWGWDLGRNKLYHDSKNCAGITYPAILKNDEAFLVPDKFLVALDMDEGTLSFIVDQQYLGIAFKGLKGKKLYPVVSAVWGHCEITMIYIGGLDPEPLPLMDLCRRTIRQKVGRSHLEERIQELQLPLSMKKYLLYKNRR, from the exons ATTTGCCATTTTGCTCTTGGATATTTTTTACGCCATTTTAAG atATAAAGGTGGTCGGATGCCTGGCGTAAGAAACACAGATAGACGTCGACcgcaaaatatttcttcaacttCATCTTTAGCGCCACGCGTTGTATTGTCCCGGTTGGAACCAAGAGAATTTGAACGGctcaagctatcatataaagtAGCTCTTATTGACCAAAGAAAAACCAGAAGCTGCCGTGGTATGAACATGGGCCAAAAAATAAGTGGAGGTTCAAAATCAGTTAGTCGAAATGATTCACAGGCGAACTTTAAGCCAATAATACCACGTGAACTTGCAGCTGATTTTATTAAACCCACTCGTTTAGATATCCTATTGGATATGCCACCAGCAAGTAAAGAAGTCCAGTTGAAACATTCGTGGAACTCAGACGACCGATcactaaatatatttgtaaaagaaGATGATAAATTGACTTTTCATAGACATCCTGTAGCTCAGAGCACAGATTGTATTCGTGGGAAAGTTGGTCTTACAAAAGGATTACACATATGGGAAATATATTGGCCTACAAGGCAAAGAGGTACACATGCAGTGGTAGGAGTAGCCACAGCTGAAGCACCTTTGCATTCAGTCGGCTACCAAAGCTTAGTGGGCTTGTCAGATCAAAGTTGGGGTTGGGATTTAGGTAGAAATAAACTATATCATGATTCTAAAAACTGTGCTGGAATCACTTATCCAGCCATACTTAAAAATGACGAAGCCTTTTTAGTCCCGGATAAATTTCTTGTTGCTTTGGATATGGACGAAGGTACGTTAAGCTTTATTGTTGATCAACAATACCTCGGGATTGCATTTAAGGGGCTCAAAGGGAAAAAACTGTATCCTGTCGTTTCTGCTGTCTGGGGCCACTGTGAAATTACAATGATATACATTGGTGGATTAGATC ctGAACCCTTGCCGCTAATGGATCTATGTAGAAGGACTATCCGCCAAAAAGTTGGGCGCTCACATTTAGAGGAGCGTATTCAAGAATTACAACTTCCTTTATCCATGAAGAAGTACCTCCTGTACAAAAATCGAAGataa
- the LOC126764874 gene encoding protein gustavus isoform X2, whose translation MELGKKRYKGGRMPGVRNTDRRRPQNISSTSSLAPRVVLSRLEPREFERLKLSYKVALIDQRKTRSCRGMNMGQKISGGSKSVSRNDSQANFKPIIPRELAADFIKPTRLDILLDMPPASKEVQLKHSWNSDDRSLNIFVKEDDKLTFHRHPVAQSTDCIRGKVGLTKGLHIWEIYWPTRQRGTHAVVGVATAEAPLHSVGYQSLVGLSDQSWGWDLGRNKLYHDSKNCAGITYPAILKNDEAFLVPDKFLVALDMDEGTLSFIVDQQYLGIAFKGLKGKKLYPVVSAVWGHCEITMIYIGGLDPEPLPLMDLCRRTIRQKVGRSHLEERIQELQLPLSMKKYLLYKNRR comes from the exons atATAAAGGTGGTCGGATGCCTGGCGTAAGAAACACAGATAGACGTCGACcgcaaaatatttcttcaacttCATCTTTAGCGCCACGCGTTGTATTGTCCCGGTTGGAACCAAGAGAATTTGAACGGctcaagctatcatataaagtAGCTCTTATTGACCAAAGAAAAACCAGAAGCTGCCGTGGTATGAACATGGGCCAAAAAATAAGTGGAGGTTCAAAATCAGTTAGTCGAAATGATTCACAGGCGAACTTTAAGCCAATAATACCACGTGAACTTGCAGCTGATTTTATTAAACCCACTCGTTTAGATATCCTATTGGATATGCCACCAGCAAGTAAAGAAGTCCAGTTGAAACATTCGTGGAACTCAGACGACCGATcactaaatatatttgtaaaagaaGATGATAAATTGACTTTTCATAGACATCCTGTAGCTCAGAGCACAGATTGTATTCGTGGGAAAGTTGGTCTTACAAAAGGATTACACATATGGGAAATATATTGGCCTACAAGGCAAAGAGGTACACATGCAGTGGTAGGAGTAGCCACAGCTGAAGCACCTTTGCATTCAGTCGGCTACCAAAGCTTAGTGGGCTTGTCAGATCAAAGTTGGGGTTGGGATTTAGGTAGAAATAAACTATATCATGATTCTAAAAACTGTGCTGGAATCACTTATCCAGCCATACTTAAAAATGACGAAGCCTTTTTAGTCCCGGATAAATTTCTTGTTGCTTTGGATATGGACGAAGGTACGTTAAGCTTTATTGTTGATCAACAATACCTCGGGATTGCATTTAAGGGGCTCAAAGGGAAAAAACTGTATCCTGTCGTTTCTGCTGTCTGGGGCCACTGTGAAATTACAATGATATACATTGGTGGATTAGATC ctGAACCCTTGCCGCTAATGGATCTATGTAGAAGGACTATCCGCCAAAAAGTTGGGCGCTCACATTTAGAGGAGCGTATTCAAGAATTACAACTTCCTTTATCCATGAAGAAGTACCTCCTGTACAAAAATCGAAGataa